In a single window of the Myxococcus stipitatus genome:
- a CDS encoding FG-GAP-like repeat-containing protein: protein ELSFSYAQPLSEQVVQQTGVDGWVLNTRGVNLIDIDGDGMSDLVRTESGNHAYKKGLGASFAPAVTMTGPAASLTAIRLMDVDGDARPEFVRYLSSAWRPYRLSGTTWADMGSTWPGSTSIPLVDASYFYADLNGDGRTDVVQAVTNGIRVKLNGAGGLGAWLTRPYIGGGTSTLVPGANSRFHDVNGDGLADVVQLTDSLMRVYLGKGDGNFVLTGTYNHPWGTLAFPLADIRLCDLNRDGLMDVVRLSASHVYWYAGKADGGVVTTPRYVPRPGSASFDSVVAIADINGNGSEDVVWSSQEGLWVLDMAGATTAGMLVGVENGLGKSLSLSYSASAVLSVAAEVAGQTWTSKLPISVPVPVGMTTQPGGGEPARVVEYGVRDGFWDGEERRFGGFLTSVRRGVGATAAETLVETTRYHAGLGAERVLRGVPVEVRTEDGTGKLYTRVTSTHEARPVAGLPNVPLLKRVATTEVRTWNHEGVTTPVETLATYTYDAQVRPVEEVNSGRLDVTGDEKRVQRGYASDATLWVHDVVCEEKVLELDGTLVSHGRTFYGDATQVFSWSEPANCRAGRLTRESHAWLADAQTPRWVLQQATEFDAWDNPTRIYSGGVWRTMGYDANHLRPVSESVTPSTGHTLTWTSVWDDVLGQPASVTAPDGSTMALAYDSLGRLTSMGHDSAVPHVRYVYDWTPPRPRTLTYLYDGAPASLPGSWTGGWVAGGPWREMVAVTNGAGEALYSATRLTSQRWAISDWKERDARGKVTFVGNAFFADATLPTSRPAGLDGQDLTYDALGRLVSQQLPNGGVRSLAYKAFETTRSDTAVAPIITRMDGLGRIRRTERQVGSVLESVDAAYDAAGRILSLTLQGGAVTHSFTYDSLGRLVAAQDPDVGARVLRYDDQNRLTHHTNGANQTRRYFYDDGGRLTRTLGEDGSEFIYHYDENQDGTTQGHVASRLAWVEEPRGTAHMTYDAFGRTAWQRRVVDGVESVETATYSPSGLLLASSVDGLSIARSYDAAGRNTAVGPYWQAVELDAAGRVLEEQYGNGVRQLHERDALGLSSRVRTVNALGVALYDVSLTRNAYAAPLTVTDTDGRGLNHSAVFGYDGAARLTDAILGAVTTPGGSLGQGPSSYVFGYQYDGLQNMVGRQVVGPTTLSVATGSFHFAERGFGPRQMTRMATASGDTLVDYDAAGRQVRQGDRLMTYNGLDQLVSVTIPGAGSPSKVVEHAYGYTGLRVRTEVSTGEVQYWFSSQVTQRANGVRERYVGVGDRTVARIAYETTGSGALAWLPGLGGLRGAELDQAVTRGLGVVLLGSFMLMAGTVVLRRTQRARSLRLTAGTVAVAMLGVGCESGLRASNVSLSHDALWAATGTVYFQSGVSAGPALITREDGSVLEERRYEPFGAPIDAYREFVGGGSAVGAVDHEEEPLNALNKLTDPHTGWSDHGARWMAPELASWLTPDPPVKAPHGRFLLAPWDMHPYQYVRQNPVLYWDPDGWTPRQNPLATTLDAPLPAGSYQIVTRSFAPFDEFGGGYEGDGNDRGYTPSSSATSRMVQATTVSDAKVVSSVAWSDETSGSGALARGAGVTVGIMPWDELKGFESPANSVDWSSSNGFLKIEQSLAGAMPLNRFAPDIDTRSYLQMFKDGNMLRVSGFMTGDAFPAAEMYIRDAANNRVMLNASPASAGTFGPLTELPGNGGKNMGEFNVQIRLDSNGNFTGVRAKGQEDFMSLDAWNQQMSAGPTGPK, encoded by the coding sequence CGGAGCTGAGCTTCAGCTATGCGCAGCCGCTGTCGGAGCAGGTGGTGCAGCAGACGGGCGTGGACGGGTGGGTGCTGAACACGCGAGGTGTGAACCTCATCGACATCGATGGGGACGGGATGAGTGATTTGGTGCGCACGGAGTCGGGGAACCATGCGTACAAGAAGGGCCTGGGGGCCTCGTTCGCTCCGGCCGTCACGATGACGGGGCCCGCCGCATCGCTCACCGCCATCCGGTTGATGGATGTCGACGGAGACGCTCGGCCGGAGTTCGTCCGGTATCTGAGCAGCGCCTGGCGCCCGTATCGTCTGAGCGGCACCACGTGGGCGGACATGGGCAGCACCTGGCCCGGCAGCACCTCCATCCCGTTGGTGGACGCGAGCTACTTCTACGCGGACCTGAACGGAGACGGGCGCACGGACGTGGTGCAGGCGGTGACGAATGGCATCCGCGTGAAGCTCAACGGCGCGGGCGGACTGGGCGCGTGGTTGACGAGGCCGTACATCGGCGGAGGGACGTCGACGCTGGTGCCCGGCGCCAATTCCCGCTTCCACGACGTGAACGGGGACGGGCTCGCGGACGTGGTGCAACTCACCGATTCCCTGATGCGGGTCTACCTGGGGAAGGGTGATGGCAACTTCGTGCTGACGGGGACGTACAACCACCCGTGGGGGACGCTGGCCTTCCCGCTGGCGGACATCCGGTTGTGTGACTTGAACCGGGATGGGTTGATGGACGTGGTGAGGCTGTCCGCGAGCCATGTGTATTGGTACGCGGGGAAGGCGGATGGAGGCGTGGTGACGACGCCTCGCTATGTGCCGAGGCCCGGGAGCGCGAGCTTCGACTCGGTGGTGGCGATAGCGGACATCAACGGGAACGGGAGCGAGGACGTGGTGTGGTCGTCGCAAGAGGGCCTGTGGGTGTTGGACATGGCGGGAGCGACGACGGCGGGGATGTTGGTGGGGGTGGAGAACGGGTTGGGGAAGAGCCTGTCGTTGAGCTACTCGGCGTCGGCGGTGCTGTCGGTGGCGGCGGAAGTCGCCGGGCAGACGTGGACGAGCAAGCTGCCGATATCAGTGCCAGTGCCGGTGGGGATGACGACGCAGCCGGGAGGAGGAGAGCCGGCGCGGGTGGTGGAGTACGGGGTGAGGGACGGCTTCTGGGACGGGGAGGAGAGGCGCTTCGGGGGCTTCCTGACGAGCGTGAGGAGGGGGGTGGGGGCGACGGCGGCGGAGACGTTGGTGGAGACGACGAGGTACCACGCGGGGCTGGGAGCGGAGCGGGTGCTGCGTGGGGTGCCAGTGGAGGTGAGGACGGAGGATGGGACGGGGAAGCTGTACACGCGGGTGACGTCGACGCACGAGGCGCGGCCCGTCGCGGGGCTGCCGAACGTGCCGCTGCTGAAGCGGGTGGCGACGACGGAGGTGCGCACCTGGAACCACGAGGGCGTGACGACGCCGGTGGAGACGCTGGCGACGTACACGTACGACGCGCAGGTGCGGCCGGTGGAGGAAGTGAACTCGGGGCGGTTGGACGTGACGGGGGACGAGAAGCGGGTGCAGCGCGGCTACGCGAGCGACGCGACGCTGTGGGTGCACGACGTGGTGTGCGAGGAGAAGGTGCTGGAGCTGGATGGGACGCTCGTGTCGCACGGGCGGACGTTCTACGGAGACGCGACGCAGGTGTTCTCGTGGAGCGAACCGGCCAACTGCCGCGCGGGGCGGCTGACGCGTGAGTCCCACGCGTGGCTCGCGGATGCGCAGACGCCGCGCTGGGTGCTCCAGCAGGCCACGGAGTTCGATGCCTGGGACAACCCGACCCGCATCTACTCCGGCGGCGTGTGGCGGACGATGGGGTATGACGCCAACCACCTCCGGCCGGTGTCGGAGAGCGTGACGCCCTCGACGGGCCACACCCTGACGTGGACGAGCGTGTGGGACGACGTCCTGGGCCAGCCCGCCAGCGTGACGGCGCCGGATGGCTCGACGATGGCGCTGGCCTACGACAGCCTCGGCCGGCTCACCTCGATGGGACACGACAGCGCGGTGCCGCATGTCCGGTATGTCTATGATTGGACCCCTCCGCGTCCCCGGACGCTGACGTACCTGTACGACGGAGCCCCGGCGTCGCTGCCCGGAAGCTGGACGGGCGGCTGGGTGGCGGGCGGCCCCTGGCGGGAGATGGTGGCGGTGACGAACGGCGCCGGCGAGGCGCTGTACTCCGCGACGCGCCTCACCTCGCAGCGCTGGGCCATCTCGGACTGGAAGGAGCGCGACGCGCGCGGGAAGGTGACGTTCGTCGGCAACGCCTTCTTCGCCGACGCCACGCTGCCCACCTCGCGGCCCGCGGGGCTCGACGGACAGGACCTGACGTATGACGCCCTGGGGCGCCTGGTGAGCCAGCAACTGCCGAACGGCGGCGTGCGCTCGCTGGCGTACAAGGCCTTCGAGACGACGCGCAGCGACACGGCGGTGGCGCCCATCATCACCCGGATGGACGGGCTGGGCCGCATCCGTCGCACGGAGCGGCAGGTGGGCTCGGTGCTGGAGTCGGTGGACGCGGCGTACGACGCCGCGGGGCGCATCCTGTCGCTGACGTTGCAGGGCGGAGCGGTGACGCATTCGTTCACGTACGACTCGCTGGGCCGCCTGGTGGCGGCGCAGGACCCGGACGTGGGCGCACGCGTGCTGCGCTACGACGACCAGAACCGCCTCACGCACCACACCAACGGGGCCAACCAGACGCGGCGCTACTTCTATGACGACGGCGGGCGCCTGACGCGCACCCTGGGGGAGGATGGCTCCGAGTTCATCTACCACTACGACGAGAACCAGGACGGCACGACGCAGGGCCATGTGGCCAGTCGACTGGCCTGGGTGGAGGAGCCTCGGGGAACGGCGCACATGACGTACGACGCCTTCGGGCGCACGGCGTGGCAGCGGCGCGTCGTCGACGGGGTGGAGTCCGTGGAGACGGCGACGTACAGCCCCTCGGGGTTGCTGTTGGCTTCGTCGGTGGACGGCCTGTCCATCGCTCGCTCCTACGATGCCGCGGGACGCAACACGGCGGTGGGGCCGTACTGGCAGGCGGTGGAGCTGGACGCCGCGGGCCGGGTGCTGGAGGAGCAGTACGGCAACGGCGTGCGCCAGCTCCACGAGCGGGACGCGCTGGGCCTGTCCTCGCGGGTGCGGACGGTGAACGCGCTGGGCGTGGCGCTGTATGACGTCAGCCTCACGCGCAACGCCTACGCGGCGCCGCTGACGGTGACGGACACGGACGGACGGGGCCTCAACCACTCGGCGGTGTTCGGCTATGACGGCGCCGCGCGCCTGACGGACGCCATCCTGGGCGCGGTGACGACGCCGGGAGGCTCTCTGGGCCAGGGCCCCAGCTCGTATGTGTTCGGCTACCAGTACGACGGACTCCAGAACATGGTGGGCCGGCAGGTGGTGGGCCCGACGACGCTGAGCGTGGCGACGGGCAGCTTCCACTTCGCCGAGCGCGGCTTCGGCCCGCGGCAGATGACGCGGATGGCGACGGCGTCCGGTGACACGCTGGTGGACTACGACGCGGCGGGCCGGCAGGTGCGCCAGGGTGACCGGCTGATGACGTACAACGGCCTGGACCAGCTGGTGAGCGTGACGATTCCGGGGGCGGGCTCCCCGTCGAAGGTGGTGGAGCACGCATACGGGTACACGGGCCTTCGCGTGCGGACGGAGGTTTCGACGGGCGAGGTGCAGTACTGGTTCTCGTCGCAGGTCACCCAGCGCGCCAACGGTGTGCGCGAGCGGTACGTCGGCGTGGGGGACCGCACGGTGGCGCGCATCGCCTACGAGACGACGGGGAGCGGCGCGCTGGCGTGGCTGCCGGGGCTGGGCGGCTTGCGTGGCGCGGAGCTGGACCAGGCCGTGACGCGAGGGCTGGGCGTGGTGCTGCTGGGCTCGTTCATGCTGATGGCGGGCACGGTGGTGCTGCGGAGGACGCAGCGCGCCCGGTCCTTGCGGCTGACCGCGGGCACGGTGGCGGTGGCGATGCTGGGCGTGGGGTGCGAGTCGGGACTGCGCGCCTCCAACGTCTCGTTGAGCCACGACGCCCTGTGGGCCGCCACGGGCACGGTGTACTTCCAGAGCGGCGTGAGCGCGGGCCCGGCCCTCATCACCCGCGAGGACGGGAGCGTGCTGGAGGAGCGGCGGTACGAACCGTTCGGCGCGCCCATCGACGCCTACCGCGAATTCGTGGGCGGAGGCAGCGCGGTGGGAGCGGTGGACCATGAGGAGGAGCCGCTCAACGCGCTGAACAAGCTGACGGACCCGCACACGGGTTGGAGTGACCACGGGGCGCGGTGGATGGCGCCGGAGCTGGCCTCGTGGCTGACGCCGGACCCGCCGGTGAAGGCGCCGCACGGGCGCTTCCTCCTGGCGCCGTGGGACATGCACCCGTACCAGTACGTGCGACAGAACCCGGTGCTGTACTGGGACCCGGACGGGTGGACGCCGCGTCAGAACCCCCTGGCCACGACGCTGGACGCGCCGCTCCCCGCGGGCAGCTATCAAATCGTCACCCGCTCCTTCGCGCCCTTCGACGAGTTCGGTGGTGGCTATGAAGGGGATGGAAACGACCGGGGCTACACCCCCAGCTCCTCGGCTACGTCGCGCATGGTGCAGGCCACGACGGTGAGCGACGCCAAGGTCGTGTCGTCCGTCGCCTGGTCCGACGAGACGTCGGGCAGCGGTGCGCTCGCGCGTGGCGCCGGTGTCACGGTGGGCATCATGCCGTGGGACGAGCTGAAGGGCTTCGAGTCCCCCGCGAACAGCGTGGACTGGTCGTCGAGCAACGGGTTCCTGAAGATCGAACAGTCGCTCGCGGGGGCCATGCCGCTCAACCGGTTCGCGCCGGACATCGACACGCGCAGCTACCTCCAGATGTTCAAGGATGGGAACATGCTGCGGGTGTCGGGCTTCATGACGGGGGATGCCTTCCCGGCCGCGGAGATGTACATCCGAGATGCCGCGAACAACCGCGTGATGCTCAATGCGTCTCCCGCCTCCGCGGGCACGTTCGGCCCGCTGACCGAGCTGCCCGGCAACGGTGGGAAGAACATGGGTGAGTTCAACGTGCAGATCCGCCTGGACTCCAATGGCAACTTCACGGGGGTTCGCGCCAAGGGACAGGAGGATTTCATGTCGCTCGACGCCTGGAATCAGCAGATGAGCGCCGGGCCGACGGGACCGAAGTGA
- a CDS encoding TetR family transcriptional regulator yields MPKEPAKRELKQERAARTRVDILEAAITLFARRGFLATTMADLARAIHMTPGALYWHFPTKEDLLLAAIEELHERYLKAFEDLLAAPASGSARERLQAFTHRTHAFLKEHREYGIFFGMLAAEAADANERVAEAIRDKLGLYAKALEGLLQQGRRAGELRQDLDAARTAHAVLGAFLGMLMHQNLFRATLDDDPLAAALDSLLEGGLLPRS; encoded by the coding sequence ATGCCCAAGGAACCAGCGAAGCGGGAGCTCAAGCAGGAGCGGGCGGCACGGACCCGGGTGGACATCCTGGAGGCGGCCATCACCCTCTTCGCGCGGCGCGGCTTCCTGGCGACGACGATGGCCGACCTCGCGCGCGCCATCCACATGACGCCGGGCGCGCTGTACTGGCACTTCCCCACGAAGGAAGACCTGCTGCTGGCGGCCATCGAGGAGCTGCACGAACGCTACCTGAAGGCCTTCGAGGACCTGCTGGCGGCGCCCGCGAGTGGCTCCGCGCGGGAGAGGCTCCAGGCCTTCACCCATCGCACGCACGCGTTCCTGAAGGAGCATCGCGAGTACGGCATCTTCTTCGGGATGCTCGCGGCGGAGGCGGCGGACGCGAACGAGCGGGTGGCGGAGGCCATCCGCGACAAACTGGGGCTGTACGCGAAGGCGCTGGAGGGGCTCCTCCAGCAGGGACGACGGGCGGGAGAGCTGCGCCAGGACCTGGACGCCGCGAGGACGGCGCACGCCGTGCTCGGCGCCTTCCTGGGCATGCTCATGCACCAGAACCTGTTCCGCGCGACGCTGGATGACGACCCGCTCGCCGCCGCGCTCGACTCACTCCTCGAGGGAGGACTCCTGCCAAGGAGCTGA
- a CDS encoding metallophosphoesterase, with the protein MDSPVRFILFAVVTGVVTVLVHIYLYRRLFADTSEHRVWRRVGRGVMTVLAALLVFSWSVTRFLPMDATFAVATAVWMWMGTATYLLLALWALGGARGLARRLLARRAPTAERPEDTSRQVGAAPHQADGARVSEAAPLFASGYGATDPGGVSASHATGAPMTLGAGDVATSAARSAGGQPATRTAAPPDASAVGAVDLERRRFLARATAGGAVVAAGGLTSLGVWNAFHPPKVNEVAVKLPGLPRALDGFTLVHLSDIHVGPVIQRRFMDELVARCNALRPDLVAITGDLVDGKVPSLGPSVAALRELRAPHGTYFVTGNHEYYWDHEAWAEALEGMGVGVLRNRHVRIGDAGASFDLVGVDDWAARASGRGYDLEAAVAGRDVERAAVLLAHQPSNWRVAAKAGMGLQLSGHTHGGQFFPFTLAVSAIWEHDAGHFEEEGRHLYVSRGTGFWGPPLRVGAPPEIVKVTLLA; encoded by the coding sequence ATGGACTCTCCGGTGCGCTTCATCCTCTTCGCCGTCGTGACGGGTGTCGTCACGGTGCTGGTGCACATCTACCTGTATCGGCGCCTGTTCGCGGACACGTCGGAGCACCGCGTGTGGCGCCGGGTGGGCAGAGGGGTGATGACGGTGCTGGCGGCGCTGCTGGTGTTCTCCTGGTCGGTGACGCGCTTCCTGCCCATGGACGCCACCTTCGCGGTGGCGACCGCGGTGTGGATGTGGATGGGCACCGCCACGTACCTGCTGCTCGCCTTGTGGGCCCTGGGCGGCGCGCGCGGGCTGGCGCGTCGGCTGCTCGCGCGGAGGGCTCCGACAGCGGAGCGCCCCGAGGACACTTCCCGACAGGTGGGTGCCGCCCCGCATCAGGCGGACGGAGCGCGGGTGAGCGAGGCCGCGCCCCTGTTCGCCAGCGGGTATGGCGCGACCGACCCGGGCGGCGTGAGCGCGTCGCATGCGACGGGCGCGCCCATGACGCTGGGCGCGGGTGACGTGGCCACGAGCGCGGCCAGGTCGGCGGGTGGGCAGCCCGCCACGCGGACCGCGGCGCCGCCGGATGCATCGGCGGTGGGGGCCGTGGACCTGGAGCGGCGGAGGTTCCTCGCTCGGGCGACGGCGGGCGGAGCGGTGGTCGCGGCGGGCGGGCTCACGAGCCTGGGGGTGTGGAACGCGTTCCATCCGCCCAAGGTGAACGAGGTGGCGGTGAAGCTGCCGGGGCTGCCTCGCGCGCTGGATGGCTTCACCCTGGTCCACCTGAGCGACATCCACGTGGGGCCGGTCATCCAGCGGCGCTTCATGGACGAGCTGGTGGCGCGGTGCAATGCCTTGCGCCCGGACCTCGTCGCCATCACCGGGGACCTGGTGGATGGGAAGGTGCCCTCACTGGGGCCCTCCGTCGCGGCGCTGCGCGAGCTGCGCGCGCCGCACGGCACGTACTTCGTGACGGGCAATCACGAGTACTACTGGGACCACGAGGCGTGGGCGGAGGCCCTGGAGGGGATGGGCGTGGGAGTGCTGCGGAACCGGCACGTGCGCATCGGGGACGCGGGGGCGTCGTTCGACCTGGTGGGCGTGGATGACTGGGCGGCGCGCGCGAGCGGACGGGGCTACGACCTGGAGGCGGCGGTGGCGGGGAGGGACGTGGAGCGGGCGGCGGTGCTGCTGGCGCACCAGCCCTCGAACTGGCGCGTCGCGGCGAAGGCGGGGATGGGATTGCAGCTGTCTGGCCATACCCATGGAGGGCAGTTCTTCCCATTCACCCTGGCGGTGTCCGCCATCTGGGAGCACGACGCGGGGCACTTCGAGGAGGAGGGCCGGCACTTGTATGTCAGCCGGGGAACGGGGTTCTGGGGTCCGCCGCTGCGGGTGGGGGCGCCGCCGGAGATCGTCAAGGTCACCCTGCTGGCCTGA